One stretch of Miscanthus floridulus cultivar M001 chromosome 18, ASM1932011v1, whole genome shotgun sequence DNA includes these proteins:
- the LOC136524367 gene encoding uncharacterized protein, giving the protein MKLYADKHRSERSFNIGDMVFLKVQPYVQASLAPRAHQKLSFHYFGSYKVLEKIGAIAYKLEMPESSSIHPIFHVSLLKATLSTKFPFSVDPLEYVEGLQVPKAVLQRRLHPHRTGVVVQLLIKWFGLDPELATWEDAEAIQQCFPFALARGHARSQGEGVS; this is encoded by the coding sequence ATGAAGTTGTATGCTGACAAGCACCGCTCAGAGAGATCCTTCAACATCGGCGACATGGTGTTCCTCAAGGTCCAACCGTACGTCCAGGCGTCACTTGCTCCTCGTGCCCATCAGAAGCTCTCCTTCCATTACTTTGGGTCATACAAGGTGCTAGAGAAGATTGGAGCTATCGCCTACAAGCTGGAGATGCCGGAGTCGTCTTCTATTCATCCAATATTCCACGTATCTCTACTCAAAGCTACCCTATCGACCAAGTTTCCTTTCTCGGTGGATCCTCTAGAATATGTAGAAGGCTTGCAAGTTCCTAAGGCAGTGCTGCAGCGCCGTCTCCATCCCCATCGTACAGGTGTAGTTGTTCAACTCCTAATCAAGTGGTTCGGTCTGGATCCAGAACTTGCTACCTGGGAAGATGCAGAGGCCATTCAGCAATGTTTTCCTTTTGCTCTGGCTCGGGGACATGCCAGGTCGCAAGGGGAGGGGGTGTCATGA